Part of the Palaemon carinicauda isolate YSFRI2023 chromosome 8, ASM3689809v2, whole genome shotgun sequence genome is shown below.
agataattgtcgtttccatatccaaaatacttttcttagctgcagttataggtcaacttgtacccacctcaattatggaaccatttggaaaaagataaaagaagaagaaagtccagCCGgattttaaagtcatcgaacaattaggttaccgctagacCGTTTGATAtgatagagatggtgcgagattggagaagtagggaaaattgaatcatgcttgatttttaataaaactcaactttgtgaaacaacaaaagagagagagagagagagagagagagagagagagagagagagagagagagaaagaatgatggttttaaatgtactaaacaataaatatgataggttataagacattggtgcttatgtaatattaactgtatagatggtttgaataagttaaaaaattgTATAAACAATGCTTGGTTATTGCattcgtacgctcatattcttgagagcgagagctagacatcagctgatctgatcatagCCAAGAGTTGaacaaaaataagtcagcaatacttgatttataaaacatttccgaaatttaaaacaaaaatacagggttttcttaaagcacaattaactatttagatagtagcaattttctagaataaagtgaagtttcctaaaaatagtggtttgctgacgaaatcggatgtcatattttaagctacgattgaaatggactTACAccgtataatttttttgttttatatttaattgacgctttttaataaaacctatttttggttcttcatccacagtatatgtaagtattgtataacaccggagagagagagagagagagagagagagagagagagagagagagagagagagagagagagagagaatcagctgttgtaatggaatgccatctttttgtttcttgtaccacttgaagcgatGAAATGATCACCACAACTAATAATAGtcttgttaatttcattcttaaactcggttgtaatatgtgaactaagattttatttcttacacacatacagagagagagagagagagagatttgagtctttctctctctctctctctctctctctctctctctctctctctctctctctctctctctctctctcttggagagaggattttataattacaccttgtactatacaaaacaaatcattgtaaagcaaatctatactgtttagaagatgacaaaatattgccgacttgttaccgtaatttacgctattcactgccgataaacgaacccagcctacgtgtgaaaaccttgaatacccacagggaaaactaaagcttctatatattttatactaaataaaaataatgcttgaatataccttcattaacaataccattaaaattatcgaaaggttatagaaagataaagattgccgagaatgtaaccacaattctgtttacattttgtcatctgggttcgcatagttaaaagttgatttcattgttgatatggagtTTTTTCCTTAAAGAGGCTatctattatgaaattatgttaataaaatgtgagataaatatcgtttggtaacatttattatcaagcactgtatttagggctaccaatatacccaaaaagacaatagatttgatatattttgtagtgcttgacttgcagactttgaacagctttgcagaaacaattttttttttttaaactaccgaccgcataaatggggaatcgcataattcgaacacgcataattcgggaccttactgtatatatatatatatatatatatatatatatatatatatatatatatatatatatatatatatatataagtttctgtAGTTTCCTGTGGaagattgttttaatgttattgttcttaaaatattttatttaaatttttcattgcttctcttgtatatttgtttcctttccacactgggttgttttttcctgttgaagtccttgtgtttacaatatcttgcttttccaaccagtaatGATAATAGTGGAGGAAATCAatgttttttgtgtatattattttttttattttttgaagggcTTTAAATTTTAAATGAAACATGTAAGGGCTAATCAGCAGCCCCTATTGAGACATTTTCTTCGCTCTGCATCTGACCATGTAAACTTAATTTCATATCTCTTATGCTAATGTCGAATGAGTGGCAGACTATAAAATTTTGGCATTTGGACTACAAGTAATCTCGCCCTCCTTTGTTTTCCTCAGCCACAACCACTGGGCGATGTAACTTCCAGTCTTAATGTGGAGAAGGAGAGAGCGATAACACCAGACACTCCAGTTCCAGAAACTTGGAATAAGTTAGTTGGATCTTTTTATTCGCATATAGAGTAGCCATGCTTAAATGAACCTAATTGCTGTACAGTacatgttttatgtatattttatatttttatatccattGTATTTCATACTAAATATGCCACTTATATTTACAAGTGTCTTATTCGATGCCCTTTTTTCCAGATTCCGGGGTTTAACATGCATTCCGACGCCCCAATCTTCCCGTAAATTACCTCTTCCTAATTTAAGTTGGGCTGATCAAAGTCAAGTATGGACGTTAATGTGTCGTAAAGATCGTCTTTATCCTAGACGATCGGATTACCTCACACAGCATCCCTCATTACAAGCTAGAATGAGAGCAATATTACTAGATTGGTTGACGGAGGTTTGTATTATTTCATGTGCAGTTGATAGGGAAATTGTTTAAATAGGAgttacttttattttgattttttaatatgtattttatagTACTGAAAGTTATTCTACATTATTCAtactatttgtatacatatgattatgtatatgtatgcgtacattttgtatatctatatccatatttactttattttttatttttacttaattgatgatattattttgctgtattattgcccgaagagctctgctccacatgggcttggactgagtctttttttctttttgtaaatttttgaatgtaaatatttttttttttgtccaataaacattattattattattatcgaactgTTTAGGAATTGTCTTTTACATTTAATTACtcgacaatattttttttattttgaaatcatttgatgttgattttttttatatatttagttgaatgtttttgtaattttataatgtatattttcttattgtaccatattttattttttttactcaggTGTGTGAGGTACATAAACTACACAGAGAAACATATTATTTAGCAACAGATTTCATAGACCGGTATCTAACAGGCTCACATGACGTGCCAAAGCAACAGCTACAACTTATAGGTAAGTTTTTGTCTCCATtccaaatactattattattgttattattattattattattattattattattattattagcagccaagctacaatcctagttggaatagtaagatgctataagcccaagggctccaacagggaacaatattcctgtgaggaaagtaaaaaaggaaataattaaatgagaacaaattaacaataaatcattctaaaaacagtaagaatgtcgaaacaaatatgccataaataaactttaaaaagacttatgtcagcctgttcaacataaaaacatttgctgcaacttttgaagttctaggctccaacagggaacaatattcctgtgaggaaagtaaaaaaggaaataattaaatgaggaggacaaattaacaataaatcattctaaaaacagtagaaTGTCAAAACTATGCCATAAATAAACTTAAaacagactcgtgtcagcctgttcaacataagaacatttgctgcaacttttgaagttctactgattcaactactagtACTTATTTACTGTTTTACTTTTCAGTGTTATTAAAGAGGTTTAGGGGTCTATATTATTGAAAAGATCTATGTTGTAGAATTGTTTGGATGCATTAATCAGCATCCAAATGATAATTGTGTTAGTGATGGTTATATGTTATGACTGATTTTCTGGTCAATAGTGGTGTAGATTTCAgacaagtgttttttatttccaggTATAACGTGTTTATTTATAGCAGCAAAAATTGAAGAAATATATCCCCCCAAGTTATCAGATTTTTCTTATGTGACCGACGGTGCTTGCACTGACAAGGAAATTTTGGAAAAAGAACTAGTCATCTTGAAGGTGAGCGATATCAACTCATTACAGTATTGTGTTTGTGGTATTAACCTACATTGATATAATGTGTATTGTTGtctctttcatttatgaattttgtaattttcttaaatGAAATATCAATTTATTGAAAAAAGTCAGAAAAATTGTTTTGGTTGTAagaaaaagattttaaaattaaaggGAAGAAGTTTACTGATATTAATGAATTCTGTATTAACATGCAATGCAGATCAGACATTTATCCTTAGGTAATGTAACAAGTGAATTTGCATGTATTCATCATTTCAGTCTATGAATGATGTTAACAGGATATTGAATTTGTTTATTCCCTTCCAAAAGGGCTATATAGTCATGAGCAGCCTTGAAGGctgttaatccttttacccccaaaggacgtactggtatgtttcacaaaagccatccctttacccccatggacgtaccggtacgtccttgcaaaaaaatgctataaaatgtttttcatattttttgataaatttttgagaaaattcaggcattttccaagagaatgagaccaacctgacctctctatgacaaaaattaaggctgttagagcaattttaaagaaatatactgcaaaatgtgctgggaaaaaaataactccttgggggttaagggttggaaatttccaaataccgggggtaaaagggttaattgtaaaCTACCTTGGGTAAAATAAGAAATTTTTGGGTACTGGTATTGAACTAAAGGAGGAAGCTAGTGCTAGATTCTATTACCTCTTTCACAGCcattctatgaattttttttttttttgtatggtgaTTTAAGTGGTTTTGCCACAGGCTATAGAACGTCCATCCTATAGGTTCTTTGTTTTGCTTTATGATAGATGAATTGGGTGGCTTGTCTTGTATCTGTCAAGAGTGTTCAGTTTCGGTGACTTTTTTTCATGAATTGGAATGTGACAAGATGACAATATCTAAGTTAAATAAAGGAACAGTATGAGGATTGATTAAAGTTTTGCTTTTTTATGCTCAGTGGAAGAAATGTGTGTAGGTGAGtgaattattgtttataaagtgcAGTTGTTATTCCTTCTAGTGAAGAATGCCATAAAGTAAACAAGTTTATTACTGGCTCTAATTATCTGTGGCTTTTGGGTTACCAAGAATTAAAGTTTACTGATGTTTACCAAGAATTAAAGTTTACTGGGTTTACCAAGAATTAAAGTTTACTGGGTTTACCAAGAATTAAAGTTTACTGATGTTTACCAAGAATTAAAGTTTACTGGGTTTACCAAGAATTAAAGTTTACTGGGTTTACCAAGAATTAAAGTTTACTGGGTTAATCAAGAATTAAAGTTTACTGGGTTTACCAAGAATTAAAGTTTACTGATGTTTACCAAGAATTAAAGTTTACTGATGTTTACCAAGAATTAAAGTTTACTGATGTTTACCAAGAATTAAAGTTTACTGGGTTTACCAAGAATTAAAGTTTACTGGGTTTACCAAGAATTAAAGTTTACTGGGTTTACCAAGAATTAAAGTTTACTGGGTTTACCAAGAATTAAAGTTTACTGATGTTTGTCATGCTCATGTGCAGCAGAGAATATGATTATAAAACTATTAAATTGGTTATAATGCAGTATTCTTATTACATGGGTATAGTATGTTGACATGAAAGGCTTAAAGCTAAGGTTGTTCTACATAATGAGAATGTCAACATCAGTTTTTATAGACTATTTTATATTAGAGACAAAAACATTTCTTTAACAGATTTTAACTTCTGCcagttatgatttatatttttctgtaattttcatgttttattaacccttttacccccaaaggacgtactggtatgtttcacaaaagccatccctttacccccatggacgtaccggtacgtccttgcaaaaaaatgctatatttttttataattctttgagaaaattcaggcattttccaagagaatgagaccaacctgacctctctatgacaaaaattaaggctgttagagcaatttaaagaaaatatactacaaaatgtgttGGGAAGAAAagaaccccctgggggttaagggttggaaatttccaaataccctgggggtaaaagggttaatacagatGGTCCTCAACattcaaacttaattggttccaagaagctgtttgcaagtcaaatttttttttttttaatttttggccgagggtaggcctaacctgaatcttaTGCCTattatttccagctacaaaagtcaacaaatagtccggtttcatatgaaatagatatcaggttattacagatatagttttacttactgtattaaatggtatgttttatttacagtttttatcTTGGttgttttcagttggatttgtttgtatccagatgtttgcaagttgaggaccttcCGTAGTAATAACTGTTAAGCCTTCCAAATACTGTAAACTATTTGTCCTTTAAAGCTTTTTATTGGATGCCTTTAatcaaaattaacccttttacccccaaaggacgtactggtacgtttcacaaaacccatccctttacccccatggaagtaccggtacgtccttgcaaataaatgctataaaaatttatttttttcatatttaggataattttttgaaaagattcaggcattttccaagagaatgagaccaacctgatctctctatgacaaaaattaaggctgttagagcaatttaaaatacatgtactgcaaaatgtgctggggaaaaaataacctcttcggggttaaggtttggaaatttccaaagagcctgggggtaaaagggttaaagtttcAATATGACAATAGTAAATGAAATTGATGCCAAGATATCAATGTTTTCTGAAATTGAGTAAAACTAATTATAATGACTTAAgtactatttttttcattatattggcTATGTCTCTAGGCCCAGCAGAATGGAATTCTGCCTTTACATTTCATCTGTTCCTAGTGATCTCTGTTAGCTGCCTCGATATTTTATTTCTTACTCATGCTGTCTCTCAATTTATTGGTAAATCTGTTGGTCTACGGCTGTTAATGTATGTTTGGTCTGCAAATGTTCTGCTTTAAAGGGCTATTCTTCCTAATATTCTTTCTCAAAACTGTATGTCTAGATTTTTTACATTATGCATTCAGGTATTTACTTCAATCGTAAATCTATTTATACTGTAGTTTTTCCCCGTGTAGAAGCAGTTTTTGTTTTGCCCAACCTTGAGAAAGCAGTTTTTGTTTCGACTGATGGCTTTTGTTTTTAATGTGTTGGCCTAATCTCCCTCAACTTTTTTTTTAGGAATCATTGTTAGTTTTATAGGCAGTTAGTAGTGGATAGGTTATTTTTCCCCACAGTGGATAATTTTACCTGTTCACAGAATTAATATTATGAACTCATGACTGGCTTGAAGGTTTTTCTAAAAATGTATATTACTGTATCTAGTCCTGTTGAccagaatattctttttttttgttctcaTGATATTGTATTAAGCATAATATTCTTTCCAGAAACTGAATTGGGATCTTTCTCCCGTGACTTCCAACTGTTGGCTTAATACGTATCTACAGCTTGCTCAAGATTTGCTGCAGAAGGAATCCAGCAAGGAAGAGAATAAGAGTGACAGCCATAGTTTTATGTTCCCACAATATTCTCCTCTCACATTTGTCCAGGTTTGTGGCAGTAAATCATTTTTGTTGGTAATCCTAAGgagatagtacagtggtaacgttacgtgtttgcctagcattcgcatggcagcagatcgatccctgcccgggactGGGAGttcaaactgtttactggggaggccactgctgtggtagggcaccacagtgggggtttgggatTGCCCTGCTGATGCTCTGATGAGCATGTATTCTGAtggaactagaactgaaaccagacatctgtAACCTTTATAATGTATGTACCCTTGTactgtacaaatttttcttaaaattagcATTTTTACTAGCAGAGTgaaagtgagaacgggtgtaagaaatgagttagcagctagagtggatatgaatgtgttgagagaatggtaaatggctgtctgctaaagaaggtgatgaatgcaagagttgatgggagaagtacaagaggaaggacaaggtttggagtgaaggaagctttgggtgataggaggatagatgtgagagagggaagaaagcgtgctagaaataggaatgaatggagagcgattgtgacacagttccggtaggccctctgCTTCcccccgatgccttagatgaccgcggaggtagcagcagtaggggattcagcgttatgaagcttcatctgtggtggataatgggggagggtgggctgtggcaccctagcagtaccagctgaactcggtcgagtcccttgtcaagctgggaggaatgtagagagtagaggtccccccccttttttttttatttcatttgttgatgtcggctaccccccaaaattgggggaagtgccttggtatatgtatgtatgtatgtactagcaCAATATTATTACAGATATTAGTTTCCTATCTTTCAAACTACTGTATAAATTATTATGCAAGGGGTAAGGAGAGCTCTGCATATGAACATGGGATCTTTTTAATAACCCCAAGTATGAAACTAAAAAAATCTGTTACAAATAATTTTCAGTTGTCATATTTGTCACAGAAGCAGCTTGATTTTTTCCAATGATATGACCATGATCACAACATTATGTTCACTTAGAGATTTTAGACTTTTTAGAGCTTGATTGTTTGCTTGATTAGTATACTGTGTTATTAACCAAGTTACAAACTtgagttggaaatgcaggatggtccaagctcaagggctccaacagaaaaaatagcccagtaaagaaaggaaatagatagaagtgtaccctcaatcaagagaactctaacccaagataatagaagaccatgatacagagactggCACTACctgaaactagagaacaatggtttgattttgcaatgtCCGGAAGAGCTGcttgttaaccctttgagagaagaattttttggttatcttggtgttgtcaggtgtatgaggaaagggaagAATGTATAGTGAAGAGGCCAGGCTGTTTGgaatatgtgtaagcaaagggaaatgaGTTGCAAtttgagggatccaatgtaatactatctggccattTAAAGGATCCAGTAACTAGTGTTAGTatattaatgggtggctggtgtcctggcacACCTACTACCTACAATTTAATCATGCTGGAACAGTATTAGAGAAAGCATAAGTTGTAGTTAGTGTTGTTTTTTGCATTGAGGAATAGTTGGCGTCCAGAGTTTTGAAAATTAGGAAGTCTTATATTGCGCGAATTTTCAGTTTGGTTGAAGCATATGAATAAGTGATGGGTAGGATTTTGAATGCTTTTCAGAGAGGCATAATATGATACTGAAAACTGTTCAATGAATATTGGTATGTAACTACGTGGTCTGCTGCCTTTCTACGCAAAATGGTGTGTGCAGTTTACAAGTTACTATATTAGATGAATTGTCTAATGAACTGTGCTTATTAGTCAATAGGAAAGAAGGGGGTTCTTGACCAAAGTTAATAATTCAAATAGGCTTTTCTGTGTTACAAAAGATCCATGATGTGAAAAATGTTGATTTGATATATTTAGCATGTAAACTTCAATTTAGACTTtattttatactgtacagtattaggaACATTGTCATTTACTGTATGTTTTTTAAAGGCTGTGCAATTTAATAAAGATAGTTTCTCCTTTCAAAGGTTGCGAGATTATTGGATTTGTGCACCTTGGATATGTCCAGTTTAAACTTCACGTCCAGCATGATTGCAGCTGCAGCAATGTGTTACACCATGTCTCCTCAGTTAGCCAGTCGAGTGTCAGGGTATTCAACGGAGGATTTACAGGATTGCTGTGACTGGATGGCAGCCTTTGCCATGACAGTTCATGAGATGGGTCCAGTTCTGCTAAAAGCCTTCAGTCAAGTTCCTCAAGATGATATCCATAATATTCAGACCCATTCAGTGGACTTGGAGACTTTGGttagtattatttctatttttagtgtTTATTTGTGCTTTATGAGTGGCTCCTGGTCAGAACAAAGATTGCCTATTTGAATGGTGTCGTTTTGCTCAATTCAAGTGTTctgtaatttttaaacatttaaacttacccgctggttatataatgataGCTTTATGCCTCTGTCCAGCAGAagttcaaaactcgcggcaatcgcatagatatgccaggtacacagtagcgccaccacggagctaggtcgaactatccctcctagtatcagattttctttgCCGCCATACTGGCAACATAGAAATCAAATTTActcgtgtttaacctggattttagcagtattttggtgatgtactcttgttACGGGTTTGAGCATTCGCTTATTAGgtgtttgtttgatattttatcgcTGTTATAGCGTAAAAGGTAGGATTaaaaatttttcaacctatttttaactaacgaaagcatatggcgataggtaaacatctcgcctcatcgatgatgtcacagtcatttgacgtaagcttgagtatgacttgcattttctttctttttctacaaagaatgataagttaatactatcttacaaaatatttagttatataaaataaaaggattgttattttaaaaatattttgtcctTTTGGTATGTTTTTGGATgatcttcgatctgttttaaagattatctagcgttcatttttatttatgctacgcagtcctcaTTCTATTGTTTCAGATTATaatactctttgtatcgatatagaaaggttcctttttttttaaaaaactaagtttttaaattatattagataaaaggaatatttcattttccaattggtccttttagtatttttctttaacaaatctgtttacaaagattaaagagaattaccgttcagttaatttttttacaacgtagtattcatgacaattgaTATGATCTCACGATTCTTTGGATCGTTGTTTGcttgttcgtttttggaatacaaaatctttttgtataatatttataaatgttccaattgttaagtgtgactattcgtcttttattggaaccccttaatattaagggttgatttaaatatatagatatattctttattcctatatctattcatgtaatatgttaatattttatattaaatattttgttacattttatatgggattcagt
Proteins encoded:
- the CycE gene encoding G1/S-specific cyclin-E produces the protein MSQTQRRQKNVPLSTRTKPAILRARKRKVSENDDGGKEVKQSRIETTEMPQPLGDVTSSLNVEKERAITPDTPVPETWNKFRGLTCIPTPQSSRKLPLPNLSWADQSQVWTLMCRKDRLYPRRSDYLTQHPSLQARMRAILLDWLTEVCEVHKLHRETYYLATDFIDRYLTGSHDVPKQQLQLIGITCLFIAAKIEEIYPPKLSDFSYVTDGACTDKEILEKELVILKKLNWDLSPVTSNCWLNTYLQLAQDLLQKESSKEENKSDSHSFMFPQYSPLTFVQVARLLDLCTLDMSSLNFTSSMIAAAAMCYTMSPQLASRVSGYSTEDLQDCCDWMAAFAMTVHEMGPVLLKAFSQVPQDDIHNIQTHSVDLETLERAQIRLSQIRSSSSRKSPQMNEVSAGLLTPPKTDEKSRYLEEYVG